DNA from Bacillus carboniphilus:
TCACCCGCTTCATTAGCCGCATCAATTAGAATTTGTTGATGCTCTTCAGACAAGCCAGAGAATACTTCTTCACTAATCGCAATAACAACATCCTGTGGATACTCATCGATGATTGTCATGTAAGGCGCAACCTCAGTAAACTTCATCGGCCATACTAATGATATGGGAGATGTAACAGCCTCAACTAGGTTTTGCTTTAGTCCTAAATACGTTTCAGTCCAAGCTACTACAGTTGGGTTTGCTCCAACAGAGCTATATGCTGCAGAATAAAATTCTGATTCAAATGAACGAAGCTTTAATCCTTGTAGATCTTCTACAGACTTGATTGGCTTCTTAGAAAGCATGACACGGTATGGTCCGCGAACAAAGTTACGCTCCGTATTTAGAATACGAATTCCGTTGTCAATTAATGTTTGTTGAATATCTTGACCCATTTCACCTGTGTTAAATTTTTGGTAGTGCTCGAAGTCATTGAAAAGGTATGGGATCGAACTAACCTCAACCCTAGAATCGAAATCAGCGAAGTAACCGATTCCTTCAGCGTACATGTCTTGAGAACCAAGAAGCATGTTATCTATTTGAGTTGTACCCTTACCTAATTGTTCAGCAGGATTAACCTTAACTTTTACTTCTCCGTTACTCTTTTCTTCTACAAGTTCAGCAAAATAGTTAAAAGCTTGACCTTCAGCTGTATCATCTGGCATTTTTGTTCCTAGTTTTAGTTCAATGACTTTACCTGAACCAGATCCGGAGCTCGAGCTAGAGCATGCAGCCAAAGCCGCTATAAGTAAAACCGAAAACAGTAATATTAGTAATTTTTTCATAAATCCTTCCCCCTTATTTTACTGTGTTAAAGTATTGCTCAATTAATGAATCCGCTTTCGAAAGACTGCTTAAAGTATGACCATCATCTAGTAATCTTTTAGTACGCGGTTCGTTATTTTCACTAGCTTCTGCTTTTTCAAGCACAGCTTGATAGTCTAAATCTTGGCCTAAAACAAGCACGCCGTTGTCATCCGCTACAATTAAATCCCCAGGATGAACCGTTACACCACCACATTGAACTGGTGTGTTGATTTCTCCACTTTGGCCTAATAGTTTCGTTGTGATTGGTGATAAACCTGTTGAAAATACAGGAATTCCAATTTCACGAATTGCTTGTATATCCGTATTTGGACCATCGATAATGATTCCAGCAAGTTTACGAGCTTTTGCTGCATAAGCGACCATTTCCCCTACACACGCATGCTTTTGATCTCCTGTACGGTCAATAATTAGTACATCCCCCGGTTCAGCTAAACTTACCGCTTTATGTACCATTGTAGAGTCGTTAACAGAAGTGCGGACAGTGAAAGCGGTTCCAACAATTTTCACGTTAACAAGCTGAGATTGAACTCTAGGGTCCATAAATCCGTAATGAAGATGGTGACCAATCGTTGCAGGTTCAACCTTCTCGAAGCGTTCTTTTAATACTGGTGTCAATTGATTGTTATTAACTCTGTCTAAAATTTTCATATTAACCTTCATCCCCTTTTTACCTTTGTATATATCTTGTATACAAGTTATATATTACAGCACTCGTTTTTTAAATTCAATGGTTTTTTTCTGAAAATTAAGTATATAGGTAAAATTCTGATGTTGGTAGGCTATATCGGAATGACAATTTTCGAACCATCATAAAAGTAGGAACTCGGGGAGGGTTCTTGCGTTTCTTTTTTGATAAGGGAACAAAAAAACTTTCCTGCGTTTCCAATAGGACAAGTTAATCATATTACTAGAAACGAGTTCATATTTATGAGTCAAGCCAACAAAATGAACTATTGGGGGTTAGTTTGTGTAAGGTTGTGATTCCATTTGAATTATTCTTTCTTGGTAGTCGCTTACGTTGCTAGTTTTATTTGTTCCAGCATTGGAAGTAGACTGTCTTCACTATATAGAATTAGAAATGTTACGGATATTGAACCGATTTTAGTACAATCTGTTCATACACTTTTTGATGGGAATAAAGAGACTTATACGTTGATTTGTGCCATTATCATCACCTTATCCGGACTGATTATCTCATTATTGGCCGTTCACGAAATCTTAAGAGAGTTGTCGCTTCGGAACTTCTTGGTTTCTTCTTTCCTTCTCATTATTCATTCTATTAACATCATCATTTGCGTTTACTTTCTTTTATTTTTTATTATTTTACTTATTTGTCTGGGTATCATAATTGGAATTACGTGGATTATTATTCGTACGAATGGTAGGGTCGGTTCTGTTCCAATGCGGGGAGGTTTTAGAAAGGGGCCTTATGTGAGAAGACATGCTAGAAGACCACGAAGGCGGTTCTAAAAAAGACGCGTTATAGGGATAAACGCGCCCGATTGTTTACTATCAT
Protein-coding regions in this window:
- a CDS encoding TRAP transporter substrate-binding protein, coding for MKKLLILLFSVLLIAALAACSSSSSGSGSGKVIELKLGTKMPDDTAEGQAFNYFAELVEEKSNGEVKVKVNPAEQLGKGTTQIDNMLLGSQDMYAEGIGYFADFDSRVEVSSIPYLFNDFEHYQKFNTGEMGQDIQQTLIDNGIRILNTERNFVRGPYRVMLSKKPIKSVEDLQGLKLRSFESEFYSAAYSSVGANPTVVAWTETYLGLKQNLVEAVTSPISLVWPMKFTEVAPYMTIIDEYPQDVVIAISEEVFSGLSEEHQQILIDAANEAGEKGTELAKQEVEEHMELMKTEHNIEVFEIDKAEWVEAFSDFHYQLEEDGKLPKGYVDQIKSIGK
- a CDS encoding RraA family protein, coding for MKILDRVNNNQLTPVLKERFEKVEPATIGHHLHYGFMDPRVQSQLVNVKIVGTAFTVRTSVNDSTMVHKAVSLAEPGDVLIIDRTGDQKHACVGEMVAYAAKARKLAGIIIDGPNTDIQAIREIGIPVFSTGLSPITTKLLGQSGEINTPVQCGGVTVHPGDLIVADDNGVLVLGQDLDYQAVLEKAEASENNEPRTKRLLDDGHTLSSLSKADSLIEQYFNTVK